One segment of Candidatus Rhabdochlamydia sp. T3358 DNA contains the following:
- the secE gene encoding preprotein translocase subunit SecE, translating into MDTKLNQARLPSDLHVQSTLKKKPALGYIQGIKDELKKVSWTTKEELILSTKVVIAVTFACGVGIYFVDLLVKGGLDFISYVTHKVLG; encoded by the coding sequence ATGGACACTAAGCTAAACCAAGCAAGATTGCCTTCAGATTTGCATGTGCAATCAACCCTTAAAAAAAAACCTGCTTTAGGCTACATCCAAGGAATAAAAGATGAGCTTAAAAAGGTAAGTTGGACAACAAAAGAAGAACTTATTTTATCCACTAAGGTTGTCATTGCGGTAACCTTTGCTTGTGGAGTAGGAATTTATTTTGTGGACCTTCTTGTAAAGGGTGGCTTAGATTTTATTTCATATGTAACACACAAAGTATTGGGTTAA